A portion of the Coraliomargarita sinensis genome contains these proteins:
- a CDS encoding phosphoglycerate dehydrogenase: MKILLTTTSYQDTPGPHHELLDSTGAEIVRERGPLPESRMLELAGDFDAFLCGDDEITQAVIDKSLPKLKVIAKYGIGVDKIDVAYATEKQIPVSFCPGVNHTTVAEHVFTLLLALNKNLIEQANAAAAGEWKRMTGHEIMGKTIGIIGLGRIGREVAIRANAFGMKCIGYDLYWPNDFAEQHKVERMDGVTQLLRESDIVSLHTNLTEETRDMICEASIKNMKDGATLINCGRGELTHTSDIAAALESGKLGGYGADVLDQEPPPADHPLLGAKNCIITPHVGSRTYESVQRQAGMATENLVLLLKGQKPLAQVNDVPPPEALIQS, from the coding sequence ATGAAAATTCTATTAACCACCACCTCGTATCAAGACACACCCGGCCCGCACCACGAGTTGCTCGATAGCACCGGTGCTGAGATCGTCCGCGAGCGCGGCCCGCTACCCGAATCGCGCATGCTGGAACTCGCCGGCGATTTCGACGCCTTTCTCTGCGGCGACGACGAGATCACGCAAGCCGTCATCGACAAGTCGCTGCCCAAGCTGAAGGTAATCGCCAAATATGGTATCGGCGTGGACAAGATCGACGTCGCTTACGCCACCGAGAAGCAAATCCCCGTCAGCTTTTGCCCGGGCGTAAATCATACGACGGTGGCCGAGCATGTTTTCACTCTTCTCCTGGCGCTGAACAAAAACCTGATCGAGCAGGCCAACGCCGCCGCTGCCGGAGAGTGGAAGCGCATGACCGGCCACGAAATCATGGGGAAGACCATCGGCATTATCGGCCTCGGCCGTATCGGGCGCGAGGTCGCCATCCGCGCCAATGCCTTTGGCATGAAATGCATCGGCTACGACCTCTACTGGCCGAATGATTTCGCCGAGCAACACAAGGTCGAGCGCATGGACGGTGTCACTCAACTTCTCCGCGAGAGCGACATTGTTTCCCTCCACACCAACCTGACGGAAGAAACCCGCGACATGATCTGCGAGGCGAGCATCAAAAACATGAAGGATGGTGCCACACTGATCAATTGCGGCCGGGGCGAATTGACCCACACCAGCGACATCGCCGCCGCCCTGGAGAGCGGCAAGCTCGGCGGCTATGGCGCCGACGTGCTCGACCAGGAACCACCTCCCGCCGATCATCCGCTGCTCGGAGCCAAAAACTGTATCATCACCCCGCACGTGGGCTCCCGCACCTACGAAAGCGTCCAGCGCCAGGCCGGCATGGCCACGGAGAATCTGGTTCTGCTTCTCAAAGGGCAAAAGCCGCTGGCCCAGGTGAATGACGTGCCGCCGCCGGAAGCCCTGATTCAGTCTTAA
- a CDS encoding SDR family oxidoreductase, whose protein sequence is MTPPEYLQSLFSLEGKVAVVIGGTGELCGAMAEGLAAAGAETVLVGRSEEKAAARLKKIEDAGGKAYFEKVDINSKASNQELLDKVLKESGKVDILINGAGVNSPTPVFEIEEEEFDRIIATNLKAVLFAAQVFGKYLVDRGEGGSIINIGSMSGIIPLSRVFTYSATKAAVHNLSKNLAREWAESKVRVNTIVPGFFPAEQNKKVLTPERVASIMGHTPANRFGEAHELIGATLLLASDASSFMNGAELVVDGGYASMTI, encoded by the coding sequence ATGACACCTCCTGAATATCTCCAATCTTTATTCTCACTTGAAGGCAAAGTTGCCGTCGTTATCGGCGGCACCGGCGAACTCTGTGGTGCGATGGCCGAAGGTCTCGCCGCAGCCGGTGCCGAAACCGTGCTCGTCGGCCGCAGTGAGGAAAAAGCCGCTGCCCGCCTGAAGAAAATCGAAGACGCCGGCGGCAAGGCCTACTTCGAAAAAGTCGACATCAACTCAAAGGCCTCCAATCAGGAACTTCTCGACAAAGTGCTGAAAGAATCCGGCAAGGTCGACATCCTCATCAATGGAGCCGGCGTCAACTCCCCCACACCGGTCTTTGAGATCGAGGAAGAGGAATTCGACCGGATTATCGCCACAAATTTGAAAGCTGTACTCTTTGCCGCGCAGGTCTTTGGCAAATACCTCGTCGATCGGGGCGAAGGTGGCAGTATCATCAACATCGGCTCCATGAGCGGCATCATCCCTCTCTCCCGGGTATTCACTTATTCCGCCACCAAGGCGGCGGTGCATAACCTGTCCAAGAATCTGGCCCGCGAGTGGGCCGAGTCGAAGGTACGGGTTAACACCATCGTCCCGGGCTTCTTTCCCGCCGAGCAGAATAAGAAGGTGCTCACACCCGAGCGCGTGGCCAGCATCATGGGCCATACCCCGGCGAATCGCTTCGGCGAAGCGCATGAACTCATTGGCGCCACCCTCCTGCTCGCTTCCGATGCCAGCAGTTTCATGAACGGTGCCGAACTCGTGGTCGACGGCGGCTATGCCTCGATGACGATCTGA
- the uxaC gene encoding glucuronate isomerase produces MKYLHSDFLLPNKTAQRLYHEVAAEQPIIDYHCHLPPEEVAGDVGFKSITDIWLGGDHYKWRAMRAAGESEELVTGDAEPKDKFLAWARTVPQTLRNPLHHWTHLELKRCFDCDLVLGPDTAEEIWELTNAKLAESDFTTQKILKQFDVRVVGTTDDPADSLEHHAAFAKSGHPTKMCPTYRPDKAMITTDLDAWNAWTDKLGDVSEKKLDSAADLIDALKQRHDFFHEHGCRLTDHGLESCPCLPCSDSEAAAIFKKLRNGDAPSADESEQWMTYILQQVGRWNAEKGWTMQFHIGPIRNNNSRLSKKLGPDAGFDSMLDEPIARKTIALLDSLASEDALPKCIFYHVNPTMLYPFATLMGSFQDGKTAGKMQLGSGWWHVDTLDGMRTQIETLSSVGLLSQFVGMLTDSRSFLSYPRHEYFRRLLCNIIGTDVEAGLIPDDKSLLDNLVSGICYENADRYFGFPK; encoded by the coding sequence ATGAAATATCTACATTCCGACTTTCTTCTTCCCAACAAGACGGCCCAGCGGCTCTACCACGAGGTCGCGGCTGAACAACCGATCATCGACTATCACTGTCACCTGCCACCGGAAGAGGTCGCGGGCGACGTCGGGTTCAAAAGCATCACCGACATCTGGCTGGGCGGCGACCACTACAAATGGCGGGCGATGCGCGCCGCGGGCGAATCCGAAGAACTCGTGACCGGCGATGCCGAGCCGAAAGACAAATTCCTCGCCTGGGCCCGCACCGTTCCCCAGACCTTGCGTAACCCTCTCCATCACTGGACGCACCTCGAACTGAAGCGCTGCTTTGATTGTGATCTCGTGCTTGGTCCGGACACCGCCGAGGAAATCTGGGAGCTAACCAATGCGAAGCTCGCCGAATCGGACTTCACGACGCAGAAAATTTTGAAGCAGTTCGACGTGCGTGTGGTGGGCACCACGGATGATCCGGCTGACTCGCTGGAGCACCATGCCGCCTTTGCCAAGAGTGGGCATCCCACCAAAATGTGCCCCACTTACCGACCGGACAAGGCCATGATCACCACGGATTTGGATGCATGGAATGCATGGACGGATAAGCTCGGAGACGTCTCAGAAAAAAAGCTCGATTCTGCCGCGGACTTAATCGACGCGCTGAAACAGCGGCATGACTTTTTCCATGAACACGGCTGCCGCCTCACCGACCACGGTTTGGAAAGCTGCCCCTGCCTCCCCTGCAGCGACTCGGAGGCAGCCGCGATCTTCAAGAAGCTGCGCAACGGCGACGCGCCCAGTGCAGACGAATCCGAGCAATGGATGACGTACATTCTCCAGCAAGTCGGCCGCTGGAACGCGGAAAAAGGATGGACGATGCAGTTCCATATTGGACCGATTCGTAACAACAACTCCCGCTTGTCGAAAAAGCTCGGCCCTGACGCCGGCTTCGACTCCATGCTCGATGAACCGATCGCCCGCAAAACGATCGCACTACTGGATAGCCTCGCCAGCGAGGATGCCTTACCCAAATGCATCTTCTACCACGTCAACCCGACGATGCTCTACCCCTTCGCCACCCTCATGGGCAGCTTTCAGGACGGGAAGACTGCCGGCAAGATGCAGCTCGGTTCCGGCTGGTGGCACGTGGATACGCTGGACGGCATGCGCACCCAGATCGAAACACTCTCCAGCGTCGGCCTGCTCAGTCAGTTCGTCGGCATGCTGACGGATTCACGCAGCTTCCTCAGCTACCCGCGCCATGAGTATTTCCGCCGCTTGCTCTGTAACATCATCGGCACCGACGTCGAAGCCGGCCTCATCCCCGACGATAAGTCCCTCCTGGACAATCTCGTCAGCGGCATCTGCTACGAAAACGCCGACCGTTATTTCGGCTTTCCAAAATAA
- a CDS encoding Ldh family oxidoreductase: MSETFYIVPAEQHNELVKAAYQHRGYNAEEAAQAARFSDFAAHHGIRTHNAIKALHLDHLFGSAADGCVPDAQIEKLDSRFEASQVWNANKKLGQATAYEAIDECIALADKYGIGQISVDNAFHYLWGGGYVMEAAKRGYIAYTNCTAALAEVVPFMGKYPTLGTNPHSWGFPTTDAVGFPIVIDWATSVIAMGRVQQFLREGTPLPPNAAVDKDGNMTTDANEVAALTTFGAHKGYGLSLINEIVGAFIGGSLPTLRSREIPEGEKRTPAFYFQVIHPDAISGGAFAKGRDQAGNVKAVIDDILGHGNENCLLPGQLEARWAERVVKAGGLLFTKAEIDAFNELATEAGAPTWSVDDFKVES; this comes from the coding sequence ATGTCCGAAACATTCTACATCGTCCCTGCCGAACAACACAACGAACTCGTTAAAGCTGCGTATCAGCACCGCGGATACAATGCCGAGGAGGCGGCGCAAGCGGCGCGCTTTTCCGATTTCGCCGCCCACCACGGCATCCGCACCCATAATGCGATCAAGGCGCTGCACCTCGATCATCTCTTCGGCAGTGCCGCAGATGGCTGCGTACCGGACGCCCAAATCGAAAAGCTGGATTCCAGGTTTGAAGCCAGCCAGGTCTGGAATGCCAACAAGAAACTCGGGCAGGCCACCGCCTACGAAGCGATCGACGAATGCATCGCCCTGGCCGACAAATACGGGATCGGTCAAATCTCCGTCGACAATGCCTTCCACTATCTCTGGGGCGGCGGCTACGTCATGGAAGCGGCCAAGCGCGGCTATATCGCCTACACCAACTGTACTGCCGCGCTGGCAGAAGTCGTCCCCTTCATGGGTAAATACCCGACACTCGGAACAAATCCTCACAGCTGGGGCTTCCCTACCACTGATGCGGTCGGCTTCCCGATCGTGATCGACTGGGCCACCTCCGTCATTGCCATGGGCCGGGTACAGCAGTTTTTACGCGAAGGCACGCCACTACCCCCCAACGCCGCGGTGGACAAGGACGGCAATATGACCACCGATGCCAACGAGGTGGCCGCACTGACCACTTTCGGTGCCCACAAGGGCTACGGCCTCTCACTCATCAATGAAATTGTCGGGGCCTTCATAGGCGGCAGCCTCCCCACACTTCGCAGCCGCGAGATTCCGGAAGGTGAGAAACGCACCCCTGCGTTCTATTTTCAGGTGATTCATCCGGATGCGATCAGCGGCGGCGCTTTCGCCAAGGGCCGCGACCAGGCTGGCAATGTCAAGGCGGTGATCGACGACATTCTCGGCCACGGCAATGAGAATTGCCTGCTCCCCGGACAGCTCGAAGCCCGCTGGGCCGAGCGCGTTGTCAAGGCAGGCGGACTCCTCTTCACCAAGGCGGAAATCGATGCATTTAACGAACTGGCCACCGAAGCCGGCGCACCCACTTGGTCGGTCGACGACTTCAAGGTCGAGAGCTAG